A single genomic interval of Anopheles marshallii chromosome 2, idAnoMarsDA_429_01, whole genome shotgun sequence harbors:
- the LOC128709029 gene encoding guanine nucleotide-binding protein-like 3 homolog has product MALKALKCRSSKRQKASLRYKKIKKIAESKRKKVKEAKKLPKLKSKKQKLIQVPNICPFKKEVIEEVEAYKQKQEELRQQQKELQKKQRQLELRSKTLQSMVTDAEKRQDQFSPQTAEEDEYANVSGGGRENSLKAYFKEFKKVVDAADVVLEVVDARDPLGTRCAEVAKIVREAPGQKRLVLILNKADLVPRDNLERWMKYLRRSCPVIPFKATTQAQKSNIGHKKFKAAKTLECSPCIGADLLKELLANYCRSDNIRTSIRVGVVGLPNVGKSSLVNSLKRKRACMVGAKPGVTKQMQEVQIDSHVKLLDSLGIVFQRPKEQDQNKFYALKNAQRVTEIQDPFPLANDILKRGTMMYFCKLYDISEFHSTDEFLAKKAIRMGALAKKGVPDVKKAARCLIEDWNNGKIKYCTQPPEDDANEVHLDAQLVTSSENVPELNLDQQLDALVEQLSSQYEASFNMRDADGMKVAIKQEDILTMEVDTGGPVHMRLAKSDQLAHLANQGTIIERDDAMNGKTDDGKTRKRKVNDYAEEEKRFRKDPMFLLEGNQTANRNKKQEMKKRKKQQNKQANSSNEQAGEKEEYDFDDDYGMED; this is encoded by the exons ATGGCGTTAAAAGCGCTAAAAT GTCGTTCATCAAAACGCCAGAAAGCATCTCTGCGGTATAAGAAAATCAAGAAGATTGCCGAAAGCAAACGCAAGAAGGTGAAGGAAGCAAAGAAGTTGCCGAAGctcaaaagcaaaaaacagaAGCTGATCCAAGTGCCGAACATATGTCCCTTCAAGAAAGAGGTGATTGAAGAAGTCGAAGCATACAAGCAGAAACAGGAAGAACTTCGCCAGCAGCAAAAGGAACTGCAAAAAAAGCAGCGTCAACTGGAGTTACGCTCAAAGACGCTTCAGTCAATGGTGACCGATGCCGAAAAACGACAGGACCAGTTCAGCCCACAAACAGCCGAGGAGGATGAGTATGCTAATGTTTCTGGAGGAGGAAGGGAAAATTCATTGAAAGCATATTTCAAGGAGTTCAAGAAAGTTGTCGATGCAGCGGACGTTGTGCTGGAAGTGGTCGATGCCCGTGACCCTCTAGGTACCCGGTGCGCTGAAGTGGCAAAGATTGTCCGTGAGGCACCCGGTCAGAAACGGTTAGTGCTGATTCTGAACAAGGCTGATCTTGTACCGCGCGATAATTTGGAGCGCTGGATGAAATATCTGCGTCGATCGTGTCCAGTTATTCCGTTCAAGGCAACAACGCAAGCGCAAAAATCCAATATTGGCCACAAGAAATTCAAAGCCGCTAAAACCCTTGAATGTTCTCCCTGCATTGGAGCGGATTTACTGAAAGAGCTGTTGGCTAACTACTGTCGCAGTGACAACATTCGTACCTCTATTCGCGTCGGGGTGGTAGGGCTACCGAATGTGGGCAAAAGTTCGCTAGTTAACTCTTTGAAGCGTAAACGTGCTTGCATGGTGGGAGCAAAACCAGGTGTCACAAAACAGATGCAGGAAGTGCAAATCGATTCGCACGTAAAACTACTCGACAGTCTGGGTATCGTTTTCCAGCGTCCCAAGGAGCaggatcaaaacaaattttacgCACTAAAGAATGCACAGCGCGTGACGGAAATTCAGGACCCGTTCCCTCTGGCGAACGACATTCTGAAACGTGGCACTATGATGTACTTCTGCAAATTGTACGACATCAGTGAATTCCATTCAACGGACGAGTTTCTGGCAAAGAAAGCCATTCGCATGGGAGCACTAGCAAAGAAGGGTGTACCGGACGTGAAAAAGGCTGCAAGATGCCTGATTGAAGATTGGAACAatggaaaaatcaaatattgtaCCCAGCCACCGGAGGATGATGCGAACGAGGTACATCTGGACGCCCAGCTTGTCACGTCGTCGGAAAATGTGCCGGAGCTTAATCTCGATCAGCAGCTCGATGCATTGGTGGAACAGTTGAGCAGTCAGTATGAGGCAAGCTTCAATATGCGGGATGCGGACGGTATGAAAGTGGCTATTAAACAAGAGGATATCCTTACGATGGAAGTAGATACAGGGGGCCCAGTACATATGCGCCTGGCAAAGAGTGATCAGCTGGCGCATCTTGCAAACCAAGGTACGATTATTGAGCGAGATGATGCCATGAATGGAAAAACTGATGATGGTAAAACCCGTAAACGCAAAGTTAACGATTACGCAGAGGAAGAGAAACGATTCCGCAAGGATCCGATGTTCCTGCTGGAAGGCAACCAAACGGCTAATCGAAACAAGAAGCAAGAGATGAAGAAacgcaaaaaacaacagaacaagCAGGCAAACTCAAGCAACGAACAGGCTGGAGAGAAAGAAGAGTATGATTTCGATGATGATTACGGCATGGAAGACTAA
- the LOC128708496 gene encoding 4-hydroxybenzoate polyprenyltransferase, mitochondrial — protein sequence MIRTTSIWRGAVGSSITMFHGWPWSRNVSTSRPMPAKRTISFPLSIKSIPKVMERKVVCPANISRKPNPHPYRAQTIPNTFSMLNARSIASDNNHKTRSRRLEQKEALTWQQKISPYAKLMRIDRPIGSWLLFWPCGWSIALSAPAGCWPDPMMLGLFGVGAFIMRGAGCTINDLWDRDIDAKVERTRNRPLVAGEIAPFDALVFLSGQLGVGLFVLLQLNWYSILLGASSLGLVIVYPLMKRITYWPQLMLGATFNWGALLGWSATQGSVEWSACLPLYIAGVCWTIVYDTIYAHQDKVDDLIIGIKSTALRFGDDTKLWLSGFTAVMLANLLTAGLVCDQTWPYYTSVGLIGAHLAQQIHSLNIDNPKDCATKFISNHQVGFLLFLGIVLGTLYKKNSDDRTKSSTTTTGSSSSTGGQLSATVTSARNIVV from the exons ATGATACGAACTACCAGCATATGGAGAGGGGCAGTTGGCAGCAGTATCACCATGTTTCATGGTTGGCCGTGGAGCAGAAATGTCTCTACATCACGACCTATGCCCGCAAAACGAACTATAAGTTTCCCGCTAAGCATAAAGTCAATCCCGAAAGTGATGGAAAGGAAGGTGGTTTGCCCGGCTAATATCAGTCGAAAACCAAATCCACATCCGTATAGAGCGCAAACGATACCAAATACCTTCAGCATGCTCAATGCACGGAGCATCGCAAGTGATAATAACCATAAGACTCGGTCTAGGCGGTTGGAGCAAAAAGAGGCGCTGAcatggcaacaaaaaatatccccATACGCAAAACTGATGCGTATCGACAGACCCATCGGTTCGTGGTTACTTTTTTGGCCCTGCGGATGGAGTATAGCGCTCAGTGCCCCAGCGGGATGTTGGCCGGATCCGATGATGCTTGGTTTGTTTGGAGTAGGAGCGTTCATTATGCGTGGCGCCGGATGCACGATTAACGATCTGTGGGATCGTGATATAGATGCAAAAGTGGAACGTACCCGAAATCGACCACTTGTAGCAGGAGAAATAGCCCCATTTGACGCGTTAGTGTTCCTGTCGGGTCAACTGGGTGTAGGACTGTTTGTGTTGCTCCAGTTGAACTGGTACTCCATTCTGCTGGGGGCCAGCTCATTGGGACTAGTCATCGTTTATCCTTTGATGAAACGTATCACTTATTGGCCGCAATTGATGCTCGGGGCTACCTTCAACTGGGGTGCTTTGCTTGGCTGGAGCGCTACGCAAGGATCAGTCGAGTGGTCCGCCTGCTTGCCACTATACATCGCTGGAGTTTGCTGGACGATCGTGTATGACACTATATACGCACATCAGGACAAAGTGGATGATTTGATAATAGGAATCAAGTCAACAGCTCTACGGTTTGGAGATGATACGAAACTGTGGCTTAGCGGTTTTACGGCAGTTATGCTGGCCAATCTACTAACTGCTGGACTGGTGTGTGATCAAACGTGGCCATATTATACCTCGGTTGGGCTCATTGGAGCCCACTTAGCTCAACAG ATTCACTCTCTAAACATTGACAACCCAAAGGATTGTGCCACTAAGTTCATTTCAAATCATCAGGTAGGATTTCTGCTATTCCTTGGAATCGTACTGGGCACGCTGTACAAAAAGAATAGTGATGATCGAACAAAAAGTTCTACAACTACAActggtagcagcagcagtaccggGGGCCAGTTAAGTGCAACGGTTACCAGTGCACGAAATATTGTAGTATGA